A window of Pseudomonas guangdongensis contains these coding sequences:
- a CDS encoding CDGSH iron-sulfur domain-containing protein translates to MTQPRVAQRSPCAVEVEAGREYWWCRCGLSRSQPFCDGSHRGTPFTPLRYRPLRSETLYFCACKHTATPPLCDGAHKLV, encoded by the coding sequence ATGACCCAGCCCCGAGTCGCCCAGCGCAGCCCCTGCGCGGTGGAAGTGGAAGCCGGACGCGAATACTGGTGGTGCCGGTGCGGGCTGAGCCGCAGCCAGCCGTTCTGCGACGGCTCCCATCGCGGCACGCCCTTCACCCCGCTGCGCTACCGCCCGCTGCGCAGCGAAACCCTGTACTTCTGCGCCTGCAAGCACACCGCCACGCCACCGCTGTGTGACGGCGCTCACAAGCTTGTGTAG
- a CDS encoding sulfite exporter TauE/SafE family protein gives MDLLPASLSLLDACILIATAGFTSLLTGAMGIGGGVLLLAIMAGIVPAAALIPVHGLVQLGSNGNRALMTRRHIDWGLLKRFALGALAGALLASLIVVQLPLQWIQFSVAAFILYLVWGPKPAQRSLGGAGQVLAGGFTTLVSMFVGATGPLVAGFIHRHDMDKLATTATFAGCMSVQHLLKMSVFTAVGFAFWDWLPLVAAMILAGTLGNWLGLKLLDRMPAAQFKRVFRWVVTLLALRLLWQAAGF, from the coding sequence ATGGACCTACTGCCCGCATCCCTCTCCCTGCTGGATGCCTGCATCCTGATCGCCACCGCCGGCTTCACCTCGCTGCTTACCGGCGCCATGGGCATCGGCGGCGGGGTGCTGCTGCTGGCGATCATGGCCGGCATCGTGCCGGCCGCCGCGCTGATTCCGGTGCACGGACTGGTGCAGCTCGGTTCCAACGGCAACCGCGCGCTGATGACCCGCCGGCACATCGACTGGGGGCTGCTCAAGCGCTTCGCCCTCGGCGCGCTGGCCGGCGCGCTGCTCGCCTCGCTGATCGTGGTGCAGCTACCGCTGCAGTGGATCCAGTTTAGCGTCGCCGCCTTCATCCTCTATCTAGTCTGGGGGCCGAAGCCGGCGCAGCGCAGCCTGGGCGGCGCCGGGCAGGTGCTGGCCGGCGGCTTCACCACCCTGGTGTCGATGTTCGTCGGCGCTACCGGGCCGCTGGTGGCCGGCTTCATCCACCGCCACGACATGGACAAGCTGGCCACCACCGCCACCTTCGCCGGCTGCATGAGCGTCCAGCACCTGCTGAAGATGAGCGTGTTCACCGCCGTCGGCTTCGCCTTCTGGGACTGGCTGCCGCTGGTGGCGGCAATGATCCTCGCCGGTACCCTGGGCAACTGGCTGGGTCTCAAGCTGCTCGACCGCATGCCGGCGGCGCAGTTCAAGCGGGTGTTCCGCTGGGTGGTGACCCTGCTGGCGCTGCGCCTGCTCTGGCAGGCCGCCGGGTTCTGA
- a CDS encoding TIGR03862 family flavoprotein → MSTPSPRPLVAVVGGGPAGLMAAEVLAAGGARVELFDAMPSLGRKFLLAGVGGMNITHAEPKAPFVARYGARAAEIGALLDDFDADALRAWIHGLGIDTFVGSSGRVFPADMKAAPLLRAWLKRLREQGVVLHTRTRWLGWNADGSLRLAGVDGEQALQADACVLALGGGSWARLGSDGAWVPLLAARGIAVAPLAPSNCGFEVAGWSPFFAQKFAGAPVKPVAIAIDGLPARQGEFVVTAQGVEGSLIYALSAPIRERIAQDGGALIHLDLLPNRTREQVLAALNKPRGSRSMARHLAGIGIDGVRAGLLRELTDAATWQDLPRLAAAIKALPLELVRPRPLDEAISSAGGVPFEALDARLMLAALPGVFCAGEMLDWEAPTGGYLLTACFASGRRAGRGVLEWLGRQRAR, encoded by the coding sequence ATGTCCACCCCGTCCCCCCGCCCGCTGGTCGCCGTCGTCGGCGGCGGCCCGGCCGGCCTGATGGCCGCCGAAGTCCTCGCCGCCGGCGGGGCGCGCGTCGAGCTGTTCGATGCCATGCCCTCACTGGGGCGCAAGTTCCTGCTCGCCGGGGTCGGCGGGATGAACATCACCCACGCCGAGCCCAAGGCGCCGTTCGTCGCCCGCTACGGCGCACGCGCCGCCGAGATCGGCGCCCTGCTCGACGACTTCGACGCCGACGCCCTGCGCGCCTGGATCCACGGACTGGGCATCGACACCTTCGTCGGCAGCTCCGGGCGGGTGTTCCCCGCCGACATGAAGGCCGCGCCACTGCTGCGCGCCTGGCTCAAGCGCCTGCGCGAGCAGGGCGTTGTCCTGCACACCCGCACCCGCTGGCTGGGCTGGAACGCCGATGGCAGCCTGCGCCTGGCAGGCGTCGACGGCGAGCAGGCGCTGCAGGCCGACGCCTGCGTGCTGGCCCTGGGCGGCGGCAGCTGGGCGCGGCTCGGCTCGGACGGTGCCTGGGTGCCGCTGCTGGCAGCGCGCGGCATCGCCGTGGCGCCGCTGGCGCCGAGCAACTGCGGTTTCGAGGTGGCCGGCTGGAGTCCGTTCTTCGCGCAAAAGTTCGCCGGCGCGCCGGTCAAGCCGGTGGCTATCGCCATCGACGGGCTGCCCGCCCGCCAGGGCGAGTTCGTGGTCACGGCGCAAGGCGTGGAAGGCAGCCTGATCTACGCGCTGTCGGCGCCGATCCGCGAGCGCATCGCCCAGGACGGTGGCGCGCTGATCCATCTCGACCTGTTGCCCAACCGTACCCGCGAGCAGGTGCTGGCGGCGCTGAACAAGCCGCGCGGCTCGCGCTCCATGGCCCGCCATCTGGCCGGCATCGGCATCGACGGGGTGCGCGCCGGCCTGCTGCGCGAGCTGACCGATGCGGCCACCTGGCAGGACCTGCCGCGCCTGGCTGCGGCGATCAAGGCCCTGCCGCTGGAGCTGGTGCGCCCCCGGCCGCTGGACGAGGCGATCAGCAGCGCCGGCGGCGTGCCCTTCGAGGCGCTGGACGCGCGCCTGATGCTCGCCGCCCTGCCCGGCGTGTTCTGCGCCGGCGAGATGCTCGACTGGGAAGCGCCGACCGGCGGCTACCTGCTCACCGCCTGCTTCGCCAGCGGCCGCCGCGCCGGGCGAGGGGTGCTGGAGTGGCTCGGCAGGCAGCGCGCCCGCTGA
- a CDS encoding SDR family oxidoreductase codes for MIRKVFVSKVFERKVVLVTGACAGIGRALAQRFAQAGARLVLLDLDQAALDSLAQHLRDHHNVEVLALRCDVAEAAVVEAAVALAVEQFGGIDLLINNAGITHRSRFADTDLAVFQRIMQVNYFGALHCTRAALPSLLARRGQIVVLSSLSGFAPMLDRSAYNASKHALHGLFETLRLELAGSGVNVMLVCPGFTATDIRKKALVGDGSVTAQPIPFVGKVNAPQDTAEAIYRAAVRRKRLLIHSNVNWLARLLARLSPRLFERWLVPRLSGVVRR; via the coding sequence GTGATTCGCAAGGTATTCGTCAGCAAGGTGTTCGAACGCAAGGTGGTGCTGGTCACCGGCGCCTGCGCGGGGATCGGCCGGGCGCTGGCCCAGCGCTTCGCCCAGGCCGGAGCGCGGCTGGTGCTGCTGGATCTCGACCAGGCGGCGCTGGACAGCCTCGCCCAGCACCTGCGCGACCACCACAACGTCGAGGTGCTGGCGCTGCGCTGCGATGTGGCCGAGGCCGCCGTGGTGGAAGCGGCGGTGGCGCTGGCGGTGGAACAGTTCGGCGGCATCGACCTGCTGATCAACAACGCCGGGATCACCCATCGCAGCCGCTTCGCCGACACCGATCTGGCGGTGTTCCAGCGCATCATGCAGGTCAACTACTTCGGCGCCCTGCACTGCACCCGTGCGGCCCTGCCGAGCCTGCTGGCGCGGCGCGGGCAGATCGTGGTGCTCAGCTCGCTGTCGGGCTTCGCGCCGATGCTCGACCGCAGCGCCTACAACGCCAGCAAGCACGCCCTGCACGGGCTGTTCGAGACCCTGCGCCTGGAGCTGGCCGGCAGCGGCGTCAACGTCATGCTGGTATGCCCCGGTTTCACCGCCACCGACATCCGCAAGAAGGCGCTGGTCGGCGACGGCTCGGTGACGGCGCAGCCGATCCCCTTCGTCGGCAAGGTCAACGCTCCCCAGGACACCGCCGAGGCCATCTACCGCGCCGCCGTGCGCCGCAAGCGCCTGCTGATCCACTCCAACGTCAACTGGCTGGCCCGTCTGCTGGCGCGCCTGTCGCCGCGGCTGTTCGAGCGCTGGCTGGTGCCGCGCCTGTCAGGTGTGGTGAGGCGCTGA